The sequence ATTAAATAAAGATTACTGCAGTTATTTAGCTGCttctagtctctctctctctcaaaccaATATACTTGTGTCTTCAGATGAGTTTTATGAATAAAGACTATTTCTGTTCCCTGCCagacaattttaaatgtttcaaacatTCTATATAGAATAAGATACAATGTCTTCCATTAACTAGACAAGGTTAAGGCCAACTCTTCTATACATTTAAGCACTTAAATTTTGATGCTATGTAGTTTTACTAATGTTTAAAAGACTAGTCTGAAACAGTTCAAAGATTTAGTAATGAAAACTGTCACTGAGTTTTCTTCTGATTTACTCTGATACTGTTGAATTTGGATTAAATTTGCCAGCCAGTTATGAAATTTCATTCATATATCTTTTAAACAACATAGtgtaattatttaaaacttaGTATTTTACATAAGAacatatttctcattttctgtgcCCCTTATAATAGACCATTTTAATCAATTAAAGTTAGTTTTCCATAGAAGATgaaatttaagaatattataattcctcataatttttttcagaacatTTATCACCTCCTTGTTTCTCAAGCTATAAATAAAAGGGTTTAGTAAAGGAATTACTATTGTGTAAAAAATTGCCACCGGTATATCTTTATCCCCTTCTTCAAATGGTCGAATATACATGAGAAGACAAATGTAGAATATCGAGACAGATAGAAAATGAGATGCACAAGTAGAAAATGCTTTACCTCTCCCTtctttggatttcattttgaaaacagtGAAAAGAATACAAACATAAGAGATCAAGACAGTGGCAATGGTGAAGATTTGAATTggcattgaaaaaatatatatcattagtTCATTAATATAAGGGTTGGTACAGGACAGTCTATAGAGTGGAAGAACATCACAAAAAAAGTGATCAATTTGACTAGATCTGCAGAAAGTTAGCCTTAACAGAAGTCCTACATGAATCATAGAATGCAGGTTACTAGCTATGTAGATCCCTGTGGTCATCTGAACACACAGTTTCTTTGACATCATGGTGTGGTactgcagtgggttgcagatggctaTATAGCGATCATAGGCCATTGCTGCTAGGAAAAAGCAGTCTGCAGTTTCAGctaggcagagaaaataaaattgtgccatGCATTCGTACAGggaaatttttctgtctttagaaaagaaattctctATCATCTTGGGGGTGATGGCACTGGAACAACAAGAACCCATGAGAGCGAGGTTACCCAGAAAGATGTACATTGGTGTGTGAAGATGATGCTCTGTAAATATCAGTGCCACCAGACCAAGGTTTCCCACCATGGTGATCAGATAGATGGTAAGGAATACCAGAAACAGAAGGGTTTTCAGCACTGGGTGATCTGTAAATCCTACAAGGATAAACTCAGTTGTCAAGGACTggttttccttatccattcctggGTTATTAGCTGACATAGAAATTGTAGAAAAAAGGAGATTCTCAATTAGAATATATCTAATTCTCCCCTCTAACTTCCCTTCatacaaaaagaaacaagctcattTTTAATCATTCTATGTATTCTGCAAGAACAAAAGTATCACAAATTGTGTACAAAGGGATAGTCTGGAAATACCTATATAAATTGCCAAGACAGAAAAGATTTTCTGTATCAATTACCCAGTACTGATATATCAATTCCTGGTCAGTATATATAATGTGACATTTACAAAATTCAAAGacacaataaaattttatggtgtctttttcTTAAGGAAATGATGTTTTAAATACAATCCTATGTGACTGCTGtggtatttaaaaatcaaatacatcagacattttaaatgtctaaatgtctaaatgtataatttctaaaaatatccaaggagttccttttgtggcacagaggaaattaatctgactagtatccatgaggatgcaggttcaattcctggcctcttttggtagatcagggatctggcattgatgtgagctctggtgtagatcacagatctggctcagatcctgccttggtatggctgtggtgtaggctggcagctagaggtccaatttgatccctagcctgggaacttccatatgctgtgggtgtggccctaaaaaaaagtttccctaCCTTGATATCCCTTTACCCAGGGATATTTTAAAGACAGTTTTAGTCACTTAAGACAGAGTAAGAACatagacaatttttaaattttcttaatagGCTAATCTTgatattgttttaatatatatttcaacaCATTCTGGATACTACTCCTATATTGCTATGACACATTTCCCCAAGAAGTTATTGCTCTAAATTATTTATACgagtatttttttctctagttttagGTGTCCTGCATGCATGTCTAACATTATGAGATTTTGTCACCTTGTCTCCATTCAAAGTATTTATATTCCTCACAATAAATATCCATCTTGTACTTTCTTACATCTGTTCTATAGAAACTAATGTCCTCAATTTTGGTGAATCCTATGGAAGCTATTTGTTATTATATAATTGTTTAGGTTTATAAACTCATTCTTTCCTCAAATGCACTATATATTTATTGGAATCAAAGATCACCCAAATTAATTATATACTTGCTATAGCTAAGTACAGTTAACATCACAAGAAACATAAGTTTTAAAGAATGccaaaatcatttttgttttcttgcagaAATTGCTAAAAGTCTTTGGCTTCAGTATTTTTCAGTTAAACAGTGTTagagaaaaagttatttaaagtttattttaaaaattcactttagtTAGCTTTTTTTATATCCATTATCCTTTTCTGTACTGAATTTAATATACTATTTCTGTTCACATAACATCATGAAGTTTTCTGGAGTTTTATCATTGGATGGTTGTCATGAAATGAGGAAAATATGTTTGCCTTTTATATTTTAGGCCtaccacagttttaaaaaatcttccagaAATAGAGTGTTTTGGAAAACCTCTGTAAAACTAagacaatttttattattttagcaatACATGATGGTCAGTCAACTAAAAACTTTTTATCATGTGGACTGTGGTTTAGTTTTCAATAATCatgttttatagaaaaaataaaggatcagaataataatgaataaaatttaattttatcttaccCAGTTTGAAATATAGATTATTCaactaaattagaaatcaatttgCTTTACCTCAAAGaactattttacatttatagcCTTACCTGTATGTTTACTCATAAGACAATGTTACATTTGTACTCAGAATAGGTAAGAATGATCCACTTGTATGGTGTTTCATTATGACCTTCCACAGTGTCTTCAATTTAGAGACAAACCAGGAATATTATTAATTAGACAAAATGAGTAACCAATTGAAAATGCTGACATGTTTTGGGAAAATGCATATTTCtgcattttaccattttaaataaattagaaatccTCATATTTCTAATTCGCTTGCAAACCTTTTATAGTAGCTGATTTCCCAGCTGATATTGTTTTTagttaaattcataaaataaacctTGGTCTTTAAAGCATATGggaataaattatgaaaatttagAACACTCTACCTATAAGTCAGTGACAGTAATTATGTTAGCCTTGGAGCAAAGTTAAAAGTTTTCTATCGATTCTAAAGGGATTTCCTTGGCATCTGCATCAAGTATTTCTGCAGAGACTCCAAACCTGAGAGACATGGAGCCCCAAACACTAGTAAACCAAAGAGTGTCAATTAAGTATAGATGTCCTTTGAGATTCTGAGGTTAAAACAAAGGGACATCACAAAAGCCAGCTTAAGGATCATGGTGCTTTTTCACACACTTGatatccctttctctctttctcatcttctttACTTGAAAACTAtagtggaaagaataaaaattcatattGGTTAAATAATAGAGGAAGTGAGTGTTAAACCAAGATTTGAAGAGAGATTTGGATTtgcagaaaaaaaggcaaaaacatggTATGATCAGGAAGAGTTGCATTTTTCTTCACTCCCTTTGATGAATCTGACCAAATCCAACAGACTTATCATCTGAACAAAGCTAAAATTGTGTTCTTTGGTTTCACTTGTGCATCATCAGAGAACTTTTCAATCTTCTGTATGAATCCTTTTTTCTCTGTAGATCTGTTCCTATGGACTGGAAATGTTTTTTATCCTCATTACTCTCTAAACCAAATCTTTGTCCTTTATCATAGTATTCCAATGGCTTCATTAGAATACTTCTATTACCTATGATTCTATTTTCTGCCATTCGCCATTCACCTTAAAATCCATCTCCAAAGAAATACCTATCACTTACGTATTCTTTGGTGCACTAGAGTTAAAACCTAAATTCAGAATATTTACTTTGGATGTGCTCCTCACTTAAAATGCCCTCTCTGCCCTATTCCTCTATCCAAATCCTGTTCAATCTTTATATATCTGTTTCTCTTCattaagatattttcaaatttctgatTTGCAAAATACTTATTGTCTTTATAATACAAAGAGCTCTTAATCATGCTTCTCTTGTATATTCTTCCAGCTGTTCTTCATGTGAAAGTGTTATTTATTCTCAGatggattaattttatttttgatcttcCACATTGCAAACCTCTCAGAGTTCTAGATGATGTAGGCTCTCAaagaatgtttattgaattagttgcaaaaatttccattaaattaaattcaatatttatAGTATGTTAATAACAAACAAGTCAAAAATAATAGACAAGTCACTCAGATGTTTTGTAAACAGTTACCCACATTGGGAGTGGGGTTGGGAAGGAAGCTATatagataaataagaaataatccGGCCTTCATTGAGCTACTGATGTAGAGAGCAAAATTACTTATACAACTGTATATGCAGAAGCTCAGActgagttaaaataaaaatagaactataataAAGTTTATGAGAACACAAGAAGAACACAGCTTAGAAGACTAAGGGAAGACTTAACAATGAAATGACATTCCTATGATTCTTGAAGTAAAACTAGACTTCAGTAAGCAGAAAATTGTATGATAAGATATCATAGAAGGAAGAAACAGCATGGCTGAAGGTTAAAGGCATGGGAGTTTTAAAGGATAAGGTATATTTAAGGAATAGATAGTAAACCACGGTTGCCAAAGTAAACCAGAGTCTGGGTGCATTCTAGGAGTCGGAGGAGCTGAGAGGTTTGCATTATAACTGGTTCTGCTTATGATACCCTCCATTTTGCTGACACTGTTCTCTCACCAAGATAATGACTTCTCTCCTAATCACCAAATTCAAAACACatctgtcatttattttaattaacttaacTATATGAGTTGATGCTATTGACCACCCTCTGATACATACTTCAGCATATTACAGGGCTATAGGTATACCCAGGAGGAAATatctaaaacttgaaaaaaaattgtgagactGATAATATTTATCAGTAGAAATCCATAGAACATGTATGAGCATTAATTCTAAGGGTGTTAGACCAAGGAGAGCAGGTAACTTAATAACATACTACTTGATCTATGTAACAGTCTTATAATAGAAATGACTTAAGGTAGCAAAACACCTGACTTGAGCTTCTAGAGTAGAAAGTTATATCTTCACACCCATTTTATAAACCTAAGTTAACTCATATGCCTTGATTTAAGGGGTGGTTTTCCTCCTTGTGGAAGGAACTTGCAGCATTCccacatatgtatataccatCAAATGTCCTCCAGTACTTTCCAAAAGCAAACTTTGGCCACTTACTTGAATGATTGcactggagaaaaacaaaaattgacatTTAAGGGATTGCTAGACACTGG is a genomic window of Sus scrofa isolate TJ Tabasco breed Duroc chromosome 13, Sscrofa11.1, whole genome shotgun sequence containing:
- the LOC100513883 gene encoding olfactory receptor 5K4-like; translated protein: MDKENQSLTTEFILVGFTDHPVLKTLLFLVFLTIYLITMVGNLGLVALIFTEHHLHTPMYIFLGNLALMGSCCSSAITPKMIENFFSKDRKISLYECMAQFYFLCLAETADCFFLAAMAYDRYIAICNPLQYHTMMSKKLCVQMTTGIYIASNLHSMIHVGLLLRLTFCRSSQIDHFFCDVLPLYRLSCTNPYINELMIYIFSMPIQIFTIATVLISYVCILFTVFKMKSKEGRGKAFSTCASHFLSVSIFYICLLMYIRPFEEGDKDIPVAIFYTIVIPLLNPFIYSLRNKEVINVLKKIMRNYNILKFHLLWKTNFN